One Sanguibacter keddieii DSM 10542 genomic window carries:
- a CDS encoding ABC transporter ATP-binding protein translates to MSLSSHTPHPQTSPPQAQHPPTSLPALSTETAVRLVQVSKTYPDGPDVVTALRSVSLAIPRGSFTAIMGPSGSGKSTFLSCAAGLDSPTSGQVVVGDVDVTALSPDAVTRFRRDHVGFVFQAYNLVGHLTVVENIQLPMLLGGTRPDPVWQASLVEAVGLTGMEDRLPGELSGGQAQRVAIARALVTRPAVVFADEPTGALDTRTGQLVLALLRRMSDELDQTLVVVTHDPRVAATADQVLFLADGSVVGHLVSPTVAEISARLAETGR, encoded by the coding sequence ATGTCGCTCAGCTCTCACACCCCGCACCCTCAGACCTCGCCCCCTCAGGCCCAGCACCCACCCACCTCGCTGCCCGCGCTCTCGACCGAGACCGCGGTCCGCCTCGTGCAGGTGTCCAAGACCTACCCCGACGGCCCCGACGTCGTCACCGCGCTGCGGTCGGTGTCCCTCGCGATCCCGCGCGGCTCGTTCACCGCGATCATGGGCCCGTCCGGCTCGGGGAAGTCCACGTTCCTCAGCTGTGCCGCCGGCCTCGACTCCCCGACGAGCGGGCAGGTGGTGGTCGGCGACGTCGACGTCACCGCGCTCTCACCCGACGCCGTGACCCGGTTCCGCCGCGACCACGTCGGCTTCGTCTTCCAGGCCTACAACCTCGTGGGGCACCTCACGGTCGTCGAGAACATCCAGCTGCCGATGCTGCTGGGCGGGACCCGACCTGACCCGGTGTGGCAGGCGTCCCTCGTCGAGGCCGTCGGGCTCACCGGCATGGAGGACCGCCTGCCCGGCGAGCTCTCGGGCGGCCAGGCGCAGCGCGTCGCGATCGCCCGCGCCCTCGTCACCCGGCCGGCGGTCGTGTTCGCCGACGAGCCCACCGGTGCCCTCGACACCCGCACCGGCCAGCTGGTCCTCGCGCTGCTGCGCCGCATGTCGGACGAGCTCGACCAGACCCTCGTGGTCGTCACCCACGACCCCCGCGTCGCGGCCACCGCTGACCAGGTGCTGTTCCTGGCCGACGGGAGCGTCGTCGGCCACCTCGTGTCGCCCACCGTGGCCGAGATCTCCGCGCGCCTCGCCGAGACGGGGCGGTGA
- a CDS encoding putative quinol monooxygenase: MSITIPSSSGPVALVGVARPRPERAADLASLLQSFVAPTRAEEGAVDYVLHTAENGDLVFYERWRSAEDLAAHLALPHMQEFQDHRMEYLAEDLQIRWLTPVGD; the protein is encoded by the coding sequence ATGTCCATCACCATACCTTCGTCCTCTGGTCCCGTCGCCCTCGTCGGAGTCGCGCGACCACGTCCCGAGCGCGCAGCAGACCTCGCCTCGCTGCTCCAGTCCTTCGTCGCACCGACCCGTGCCGAGGAGGGGGCGGTCGACTACGTCCTGCACACCGCCGAGAACGGCGATCTCGTCTTCTACGAGCGGTGGCGGTCGGCCGAGGACCTCGCGGCGCACCTCGCCCTCCCGCACATGCAGGAGTTCCAGGACCACCGCATGGAGTACCTCGCCGAAGACCTCCAGATCCGCTGGCTCACACCCGTCGGCGACTGA
- a CDS encoding ABC transporter permease, with protein sequence MWSFARSALRAHRSSIVGSFLMVALASALLTATAAWMEAGLRGTASGESLPMLSAVTGSFAGTTILVVVLVVASAYAAALRERRAQFALLRAVGATPRQVRSMIAAEVSIVFTAATAAGAVPGLLLARAATPLLTSDEIVPVGFELPLSPWPVLATVLLLGATGAVTARVAARETARLSPTAAVRSSAVEPSVLSPGRRIAAWSTLGLGLGVAGVPFVVPGIIGSATGASSAFLLITSAALAGPAVVATLARHGLVLARGTGSSSLTLALANARGFSRRLTAAIIPLALLLALGTVQTGTNRAVLAATGLQLEEGITADLVVRPGSEESGLSAQDVATVTALPGVDGTTTLRAQDAEVRTDEEMDGVPGLGALAWEPTALQVLSGDGLLVDPDVRSGDLADLMTPGTVAVGRDSLLGSGTGLGGEVTVRVDGQESALTIVAVYDRSLGFGDYLVGEDNLPAGSTADALLVQTAGGDGPGAESVRSAVQHLGLRADDPAAYADAAVDAAAGQQRLSAVLLAALLVFVAAAAANTLAMLAGSRRPEHALLRRTGATRRQVLTTSVVEATAVAVAALVIGTLSVLPALVGVGYGLVGSVTAGFDLPVFAALALAVVAVAGSTTVVGAVRATATRPVVPVG encoded by the coding sequence ATGTGGTCCTTCGCCCGCTCTGCGCTGCGCGCGCACCGCTCGAGCATCGTCGGGAGCTTCCTCATGGTCGCCCTCGCCTCCGCGCTCCTCACCGCGACCGCCGCCTGGATGGAGGCCGGTCTGCGAGGCACCGCGTCGGGGGAGTCCCTGCCCATGCTGTCCGCCGTGACCGGGTCCTTCGCCGGGACCACCATCCTTGTCGTCGTGCTCGTCGTCGCCTCCGCCTACGCGGCTGCCCTGCGCGAGCGTCGTGCGCAGTTCGCGCTGCTGCGCGCCGTCGGTGCGACACCTCGGCAGGTTCGCTCGATGATCGCGGCGGAGGTCTCGATCGTCTTCACCGCCGCGACCGCCGCCGGAGCCGTCCCCGGTCTGCTCCTCGCCCGGGCCGCGACACCGTTGCTCACCTCCGACGAGATCGTCCCCGTCGGCTTCGAGCTCCCGCTGTCCCCGTGGCCCGTCCTGGCGACCGTCCTGCTGCTCGGGGCAACCGGCGCCGTGACCGCCCGTGTCGCGGCCCGGGAGACCGCCCGGCTCAGCCCGACCGCGGCCGTCCGGAGCAGCGCCGTCGAGCCCTCGGTCCTGAGCCCGGGCCGCCGCATCGCCGCGTGGTCCACCCTCGGACTCGGTCTCGGCGTCGCCGGCGTGCCCTTCGTGGTCCCCGGGATCATCGGCAGCGCGACCGGCGCGTCGTCCGCGTTCCTGCTCATCACCTCCGCCGCGCTCGCCGGACCGGCGGTCGTGGCCACCCTGGCCCGCCACGGGCTGGTGCTCGCCCGGGGGACCGGGAGCTCGAGCCTCACCCTCGCGCTGGCCAACGCCCGCGGCTTCTCACGACGGCTCACCGCCGCGATCATCCCGCTCGCGCTGCTCCTGGCGCTCGGCACCGTCCAGACCGGCACCAACCGCGCGGTCCTCGCCGCGACCGGCCTCCAGCTCGAAGAGGGCATCACCGCGGACCTCGTCGTGCGGCCTGGGTCGGAAGAGTCAGGCCTCAGCGCGCAGGACGTCGCCACGGTCACCGCGCTGCCCGGCGTCGACGGCACGACGACCCTGCGCGCGCAGGACGCCGAGGTGCGCACCGACGAGGAGATGGACGGCGTCCCCGGCCTCGGCGCGTTGGCCTGGGAACCGACGGCGCTGCAGGTGCTGTCCGGCGACGGGCTGCTCGTCGACCCCGACGTGCGGTCCGGTGACCTCGCCGACCTCATGACACCGGGCACCGTGGCCGTCGGCCGCGACTCCCTGCTCGGGTCGGGGACCGGGCTCGGGGGAGAGGTCACCGTCCGCGTCGACGGTCAGGAGTCGGCGCTGACGATCGTCGCCGTCTACGACAGGTCGCTCGGGTTCGGCGACTACCTCGTCGGCGAGGACAACCTGCCGGCGGGCAGCACGGCGGACGCACTGCTCGTCCAGACTGCCGGAGGCGACGGGCCGGGTGCCGAGTCGGTGCGCTCAGCCGTGCAGCACCTCGGTCTGCGGGCCGACGACCCCGCCGCCTACGCCGATGCGGCCGTCGACGCCGCGGCCGGCCAGCAGCGCCTCTCCGCCGTCCTGCTGGCCGCGCTCCTCGTCTTCGTGGCCGCCGCCGCGGCCAACACCCTCGCGATGCTCGCCGGGTCGAGGCGCCCCGAGCACGCCCTCCTGCGCCGCACCGGCGCGACCCGGCGCCAGGTCCTGACGACCTCCGTGGTCGAGGCGACCGCCGTCGCGGTGGCCGCCCTCGTCATCGGGACGCTCTCCGTGCTCCCCGCGCTGGTGGGCGTCGGGTACGGGCTCGTGGGGTCGGTGACGGCAGGCTTCGACCTGCCGGTCTTCGCAGCGCTGGCTCTCGCCGTCGTCGCGGTCGCCGGCTCGACGACGGTCGTCGGGGCTGTGCGGGCGACTGCGACGCGGCCCGTCGTTCCCGTCGGGTGA
- a CDS encoding GNAT family N-acetyltransferase, giving the protein MAQVSLARWSDDDLALLRAGNAPGMTAHLGGPETEAQVLDRHERYLRYWETGEARMFRIVADGDPVGAVGWWSTTWRGADVHETGWFVVPEAQGRGHAAAAVRLVVDDAREHGRFPLLTAFPSADNLASNALCAATGFTVRGTEDIEFRGTHLHVTVWSVDL; this is encoded by the coding sequence ATGGCACAGGTGAGCCTCGCCCGGTGGTCGGACGACGACCTCGCGCTGCTCCGCGCCGGCAACGCGCCCGGCATGACGGCCCACCTCGGCGGACCGGAGACCGAGGCGCAGGTCCTCGACCGGCACGAGCGATACCTGCGGTACTGGGAGACGGGCGAGGCCCGCATGTTCCGCATCGTCGCCGACGGCGACCCGGTCGGCGCGGTCGGCTGGTGGTCGACGACGTGGCGCGGTGCCGACGTCCACGAGACCGGCTGGTTCGTGGTGCCCGAGGCGCAGGGGCGCGGGCACGCAGCGGCGGCTGTCCGGCTCGTCGTCGACGACGCACGGGAGCACGGTCGGTTCCCGCTGCTCACGGCCTTCCCGAGCGCTGACAACCTCGCGTCGAACGCGCTGTGCGCCGCCACGGGGTTCACGGTCCGCGGGACAGAGGACATCGAGTTCCGCGGCACCCACCTGCACGTCACCGTGTGGAGCGTCGACCTCTGA
- the nrdD gene encoding anaerobic ribonucleoside-triphosphate reductase produces MTVVEGDQTAAATDRDEAAAPVGAAARLAPAVLKRDGRVAEYDPARVERALTSAFADVHVGPAQLVRPAVLGLTEQVGAEIARRFTDTVQIYEIQNVVEHVLLESRHYEVAEAYIAYRVRRDVARNRTTDVNHSIGELLSKASSVVNENANKDSDVFNTQRDLTAGAVGKAVGLTMLPAHVANAHQKGEIHYHDLDYHPYSPMTNCCLIDFRSMLGEGFRIGNAEVEPPRSIQTATAQITQIIANVSSSQYGGCTVNRIDELLAPYAERNFAKHLADAMEWVSEPGRRREYAEAKTRKDIHDAMQSLEYEINTLFTSNGQTPFTSLGFGLGTGWFEREIQQAILRIRIEGLGGEHRTAIFPKLIFTLRRGVNLEAGDPNYDIKQTALECSTKRMYPDVLSYDKIVELTGSFKAPMGCRSFLQGWEDEHGEDVVEGRMNLGVVTLNLPRIALESHGSTETFWALLDERLDTVRDALLFRVDRCREATPGNAPILYRYGAFGQRLDPDEAVDTLFRDGRATVSLGYIGLYETAAAFFGGAWEGDAAAKDFTLDILGTLAARAQQWTNEHSYKFSVYSTPSESLTDRFCRLDKAKFGSVEDITDKDYYTNSFHYDVRKNPTPFEKLDFEKDYPQLTAGGFIHYCEYPILQHNPRALEAVWDYAYDRVGYLGTNTPIDRCYACGFSGDFTPTARGFACPGCDNSDPRTCDVVKRTCGYLGNPQARPMVHGRHVEISSRVKHMPAGDEGALRPRPTTEA; encoded by the coding sequence GTGACAGTCGTCGAGGGAGACCAGACCGCAGCAGCAACGGACAGGGACGAGGCAGCCGCGCCGGTCGGCGCGGCCGCCCGCCTCGCACCAGCGGTGCTCAAGCGGGACGGCCGGGTCGCCGAGTACGACCCGGCCCGCGTGGAGCGCGCGCTCACCTCGGCCTTCGCCGACGTCCACGTCGGACCCGCGCAGCTCGTCCGCCCGGCGGTGCTCGGCCTCACCGAGCAGGTCGGGGCCGAGATCGCCCGACGGTTCACGGACACGGTGCAGATCTACGAGATCCAGAACGTCGTCGAGCACGTGCTGCTCGAGAGCCGGCACTACGAGGTCGCCGAGGCGTACATCGCCTACCGCGTGCGCCGCGACGTGGCCCGCAACCGCACGACGGACGTCAACCACTCGATCGGCGAGCTGCTGAGCAAGGCGAGCAGCGTCGTCAACGAGAACGCCAACAAGGACAGCGACGTCTTCAACACCCAGCGCGACCTCACCGCGGGCGCGGTCGGCAAGGCCGTGGGCCTGACGATGCTCCCGGCGCACGTCGCCAACGCCCACCAGAAGGGCGAGATCCACTACCACGACCTCGACTACCACCCGTACTCGCCGATGACCAACTGCTGCCTCATCGACTTCCGGTCGATGCTCGGCGAGGGGTTCCGCATCGGCAACGCGGAGGTCGAGCCCCCGCGCTCCATCCAGACGGCCACGGCGCAGATCACGCAGATCATCGCCAACGTCTCCTCCAGCCAGTACGGCGGCTGCACCGTGAACCGCATCGACGAGCTGCTCGCGCCCTACGCCGAGCGCAACTTCGCCAAGCACCTCGCCGACGCGATGGAGTGGGTCAGCGAGCCGGGGCGTCGCCGCGAGTACGCCGAGGCGAAGACCCGCAAGGACATCCACGACGCGATGCAGTCCCTCGAGTACGAGATCAACACGCTGTTCACGTCCAACGGGCAGACGCCGTTCACGTCGCTCGGCTTCGGCCTCGGCACGGGCTGGTTCGAGCGCGAGATCCAGCAGGCCATCCTCCGCATCCGCATCGAGGGGCTCGGCGGGGAGCACCGCACGGCGATCTTCCCCAAGCTGATCTTCACGCTGCGCCGCGGGGTGAACCTCGAGGCAGGCGACCCCAACTACGACATCAAGCAGACCGCTCTCGAGTGCTCCACCAAGCGCATGTACCCCGACGTGCTCAGCTACGACAAGATCGTCGAGCTCACCGGGAGCTTCAAGGCACCCATGGGGTGCCGGTCGTTCCTCCAGGGCTGGGAGGACGAGCACGGCGAGGACGTGGTCGAGGGGCGCATGAACCTCGGGGTCGTCACCCTCAACCTGCCCCGCATCGCCCTCGAGTCGCACGGGAGCACGGAGACCTTCTGGGCGCTGCTCGACGAGCGGCTCGACACCGTCCGCGACGCCCTGCTGTTCCGGGTCGACCGGTGCCGCGAGGCGACGCCCGGCAACGCCCCGATCCTCTACCGGTACGGCGCCTTCGGGCAGCGGCTCGACCCCGACGAGGCGGTCGACACCCTGTTCCGGGACGGCCGCGCGACGGTGTCCCTCGGGTACATCGGGCTCTACGAGACCGCTGCAGCGTTCTTCGGCGGGGCGTGGGAAGGCGACGCCGCAGCCAAGGACTTCACGCTCGACATCCTCGGGACGCTCGCCGCCCGCGCGCAGCAGTGGACCAACGAGCACTCCTACAAGTTCTCGGTGTACTCCACGCCGTCGGAGAGCCTCACCGACAGGTTCTGCCGCCTCGACAAGGCCAAGTTCGGGTCCGTCGAGGACATCACCGACAAGGACTACTACACCAACAGCTTCCACTACGACGTCCGGAAGAACCCCACACCCTTCGAGAAGCTGGACTTCGAGAAGGACTACCCGCAGCTCACCGCGGGCGGCTTCATCCACTACTGCGAGTACCCGATCCTCCAGCACAACCCGCGAGCGCTCGAGGCGGTGTGGGACTACGCCTACGACCGGGTCGGGTACCTGGGGACCAACACGCCGATCGACCGCTGCTACGCCTGCGGGTTCTCCGGCGACTTCACGCCGACGGCGCGCGGCTTCGCGTGCCCGGGGTGCGACAACTCCGACCCTCGCACCTGCGACGTGGTCAAGCGGACCTGCGGGTACCTCGGCAACCCGCAGGCGCGGCCGATGGTGCACGGGCGGCACGTCGAGATCTCCTCGCGCGTCAAGCACATGCCCGCGGGCGACGAGGGCGCGCTCCGACCCCGGCCGACGACCGAGGCCTGA
- a CDS encoding ArsR/SmtB family transcription factor, whose translation MPRELDLGAALTALAHPSRRQVVVDLAHDADDRERACGSFDLPVSKATKTHHFKVLREAGLVTQRDHGNGSTLTLRRAEIDRDLPGLLGLLLTEDATQTSADD comes from the coding sequence ATGCCACGAGAGCTCGACCTGGGCGCGGCGCTCACCGCGCTCGCCCACCCGTCACGCCGCCAGGTCGTCGTCGACCTGGCGCACGACGCCGACGACCGCGAGCGCGCCTGCGGCTCCTTCGACCTCCCCGTGTCGAAGGCGACCAAGACCCACCACTTCAAGGTGCTCCGCGAGGCCGGGCTGGTCACCCAGCGCGACCACGGCAACGGCAGCACTCTCACCCTCCGTCGCGCGGAGATCGACCGGGACCTGCCGGGACTGCTCGGGCTGCTCCTCACGGAGGACGCGACGCAGACCAGCGCAGACGACTGA
- a CDS encoding ABC transporter permease, translating into MTSRGPVGTSLRIARVSTPELTTASTALTSLVAVPLLEVLLIVAVSASLGGDDLVRTAYAAIILAYGLSIITGTVGQVTRDRQIGVLQEALMSRFFYLPYWLGKVTVPAVLGAAVAVASSLAVLLVDPERSAQAFVGTVALLPVVTVGASLAAVGVATLSVGASDPYLVANVAQGVLPLTAGVVVPLSSYPAVLAHAASALPFTAAVEAMRVLQDGGDAALVATLMTRELLVCAVWFVVGAVVSRRVVRALRDGRRREEIW; encoded by the coding sequence ATGACGAGCCGTGGACCTGTCGGGACGTCGCTGCGGATCGCTCGTGTGTCGACCCCGGAGCTGACGACCGCGTCGACCGCGCTCACGTCCCTCGTCGCCGTGCCGCTGCTCGAGGTGCTCCTCATCGTCGCCGTCTCGGCGTCTCTGGGTGGTGACGACCTCGTCCGCACCGCCTACGCGGCGATCATCCTCGCCTACGGGCTGAGCATCATCACCGGGACCGTCGGGCAGGTCACGAGGGACCGGCAGATCGGGGTGCTGCAAGAGGCTCTCATGTCACGGTTCTTCTACCTGCCGTACTGGTTGGGCAAGGTCACCGTACCGGCGGTCCTCGGGGCTGCGGTCGCTGTGGCATCCAGCCTCGCGGTGCTGCTCGTCGACCCTGAACGCTCCGCGCAGGCCTTCGTCGGCACGGTCGCCCTGCTGCCTGTCGTCACCGTCGGAGCCAGCCTGGCTGCCGTCGGGGTCGCGACGCTCTCTGTGGGCGCCAGCGATCCGTACCTCGTGGCGAACGTCGCTCAAGGGGTCCTGCCGCTGACCGCTGGGGTGGTCGTGCCGCTGTCGTCCTATCCGGCGGTGCTCGCGCACGCAGCGTCGGCGCTCCCGTTCACCGCGGCCGTCGAGGCGATGCGGGTCCTCCAGGACGGCGGGGACGCCGCCCTGGTCGCGACACTCATGACCAGGGAGCTGCTCGTGTGCGCGGTCTGGTTCGTGGTCGGTGCCGTCGTCAGCAGACGGGTCGTGCGCGCGCTGCGCGACGGACGTCGTCGAGAGGAGATCTGGTGA
- a CDS encoding ABC transporter permease, with translation MPWLRMLVFHLRLFGKNTYFSQLMVTSTLSILALQLLAAHGNGAPDGEPLWLRAGMVGTWSVCTVAAGMIGFQRFQGTLVHLLMTPSSPSRTLLPLVASAATFGLLAFPLAGLGSAVFGRVPSAGSWTVLALGVLLFWLSCLSISSLVSAVFVLTPNAITYEGLLTVPLVLLSGVFGIPAAVPSAVVTLTYALPTTPAVRIVLDQPTGTELATLVLACVGLCLLWGAAARWALSRAARRARVTGTLEVV, from the coding sequence ATGCCCTGGCTGCGGATGCTCGTGTTCCACCTGCGCCTGTTCGGGAAGAACACCTATTTCTCCCAGCTGATGGTGACATCTACCCTGTCGATCCTCGCCCTCCAGCTGCTCGCGGCTCACGGGAACGGTGCACCGGACGGCGAACCGCTCTGGTTGCGTGCCGGCATGGTCGGCACCTGGTCGGTGTGCACGGTCGCCGCCGGCATGATCGGCTTCCAACGGTTCCAGGGGACGCTGGTGCACCTGCTGATGACCCCGTCCTCGCCGTCACGCACGCTGCTCCCGCTGGTCGCGTCTGCCGCGACCTTCGGCCTTCTCGCCTTCCCGCTCGCCGGGCTGGGCTCGGCCGTCTTCGGTCGTGTCCCGTCGGCAGGCTCGTGGACGGTCCTCGCCCTGGGTGTTCTCCTCTTCTGGCTCTCCTGCCTGTCGATCTCGTCGCTGGTGTCGGCAGTCTTCGTCCTCACCCCGAACGCGATCACCTACGAAGGGCTCCTCACCGTGCCCCTGGTGCTCCTGAGCGGCGTGTTCGGGATCCCGGCGGCCGTTCCCTCGGCCGTCGTGACCCTCACCTACGCGCTGCCGACCACGCCTGCGGTGCGGATCGTCCTGGACCAGCCCACCGGCACCGAGCTCGCCACGCTCGTCCTCGCCTGCGTCGGCCTGTGCCTCCTCTGGGGTGCCGCCGCCCGGTGGGCGCTCTCTCGCGCGGCACGTCGGGCTCGCGTCACGGGCACCTTGGAGGTGGTCTGA
- the nrdG gene encoding anaerobic ribonucleoside-triphosphate reductase activating protein, with protein sequence MREPQPDWLSARLSQDHVADYKPFVFVDGEGVRCSLYVSGCLFACKGCFNEAAWSFRYGQPYSAGLEDQILADLGHESVQGLSLLGGEPFLNTSVCLRVTRRLRAEHGRRKDVWAWSGYTFEQLLTASADKVALLHELDVLVDGPFTLAERDLTLPFRGSRNQRVLDVPASLRAGRAVAWRPRSRPGVEQPAG encoded by the coding sequence GTGCGCGAGCCACAGCCGGACTGGCTCTCCGCGAGGCTCAGCCAGGACCACGTCGCCGACTACAAGCCCTTCGTGTTCGTCGACGGCGAGGGCGTGCGCTGCAGCCTCTACGTCAGCGGGTGCCTCTTCGCGTGCAAGGGGTGCTTCAACGAGGCCGCGTGGAGCTTCCGGTACGGGCAGCCGTACTCCGCCGGGCTCGAGGACCAGATCCTCGCGGACCTCGGCCACGAGTCCGTGCAGGGCCTGAGCCTGCTCGGCGGGGAGCCGTTCCTCAACACCTCCGTGTGCCTGCGGGTCACCCGCAGGCTGCGCGCCGAGCACGGGCGCCGCAAGGACGTCTGGGCGTGGTCCGGCTACACCTTCGAGCAGCTGCTCACCGCGAGCGCCGACAAGGTCGCGCTGCTGCACGAGCTCGACGTGCTCGTCGACGGACCGTTTACCCTCGCCGAGCGCGACCTCACGCTGCCGTTTCGCGGCAGCCGCAACCAGCGGGTCCTCGACGTGCCGGCGTCGTTGCGCGCGGGGCGGGCGGTGGCATGGCGGCCGCGGTCACGACCCGGCGTCGAGCAGCCGGCAGGATGA
- a CDS encoding ABC transporter ATP-binding protein, which translates to MSVPALEAHHLRREFGPGRHVAVDDVSLRIDAGEVLCLLGPNGAGKTTTVKMISTLLSPTSGGVVIDGVDAVASPAEARSRLGLVLGGERGFYLRASARDNLLFFADVLGVRRGDRERRVRDALDAVALVDRADDAVDAFSRGMRQRLHIARGLLNAPRLLLLDEPTNGLDPEIARDIRDLVKHLAAQGTGILLTTHYLAEAEQLATSLALIMSGKIVIEGDVADVVARSGVTTVTTLSVDVLTDADLDRIAAIGGLGTVTTDVRDGRTHLRLPWTGEPALDRLTGELVEIHGAVPPDLVTRRATLEESYLALVTVGQPG; encoded by the coding sequence GTGAGCGTTCCAGCTCTCGAGGCCCACCACCTGCGGCGAGAGTTCGGCCCGGGCCGGCACGTCGCCGTGGACGACGTCAGCCTCCGGATCGACGCCGGGGAGGTGCTCTGCCTGCTGGGGCCGAACGGCGCCGGCAAGACGACCACGGTCAAGATGATCTCGACCCTCCTCTCCCCCACGTCTGGCGGTGTGGTCATCGACGGTGTCGACGCCGTCGCGTCACCCGCTGAGGCACGGTCGCGTCTCGGCCTGGTGCTCGGGGGCGAGCGCGGCTTCTACCTGCGGGCGAGCGCACGCGACAACCTGCTCTTCTTCGCGGACGTGCTCGGTGTGCGTCGTGGAGACCGCGAGCGCCGCGTCCGGGACGCCCTCGACGCCGTCGCCCTCGTGGACCGGGCTGACGACGCGGTCGACGCCTTCTCCCGAGGGATGCGCCAGCGTCTGCACATCGCCCGAGGGCTGCTCAACGCGCCACGGCTGCTGCTTCTCGACGAGCCGACCAACGGCCTAGACCCGGAGATCGCCCGCGACATCCGGGACCTGGTCAAGCACCTGGCCGCCCAGGGCACCGGCATCCTGCTCACCACCCACTATCTGGCCGAGGCCGAGCAGCTGGCGACGTCCCTCGCACTCATCATGTCCGGGAAGATCGTCATCGAGGGAGACGTGGCGGATGTCGTCGCCCGGTCAGGCGTGACGACCGTGACCACGTTGTCCGTGGACGTGCTGACCGACGCCGACCTCGACCGGATCGCCGCGATCGGCGGTCTGGGAACCGTGACGACCGACGTCCGTGACGGCCGCACGCACCTCCGTCTGCCGTGGACCGGTGAGCCTGCCCTGGACAGGCTCACCGGCGAGCTCGTCGAGATTCACGGGGCGGTCCCGCCAGACCTCGTGACCCGTCGGGCGACCCTGGAGGAGAGCTACCTCGCTCTCGTGACCGTCGGGCAGCCCGGCTGA
- a CDS encoding response regulator produces the protein MIRVLVADDQPLVRAGLSALLSAEPDLELVGVASDGLEALELAQTLRPDVACLDIRMPGLDGIEVTRRLSGPDVEHPVPVLVLTTFDIDDYVFGALEAGASGFLLKDADPDVIVHAVRQVAAGHGTIDQTLTRRILREFVDRRSLRPVAAHRADGLLTEREREILLLLAQGMSNDEIARELVVEVSTVKSHLARMLPKLGVRSRLQAVVWAYQNRVVALPDA, from the coding sequence ATGATCCGCGTCCTCGTCGCCGACGACCAGCCCCTTGTCCGTGCCGGGCTGTCCGCGCTGCTCTCGGCCGAGCCCGACCTCGAGCTCGTGGGTGTCGCCTCCGACGGCCTCGAGGCGCTCGAGCTCGCCCAGACGCTGCGTCCGGACGTCGCGTGCCTCGACATCCGCATGCCCGGGCTGGACGGCATCGAGGTGACGCGCCGCCTCAGCGGCCCCGACGTCGAGCACCCGGTCCCGGTCCTCGTGCTCACCACCTTCGACATCGACGACTACGTCTTCGGTGCCCTCGAGGCGGGGGCGTCGGGCTTCCTCCTCAAGGACGCCGACCCCGACGTCATCGTCCACGCCGTCCGCCAGGTCGCCGCCGGGCACGGCACCATCGACCAGACCCTCACCCGCCGGATCCTCCGCGAGTTCGTCGACCGCCGCAGCCTGCGCCCCGTCGCCGCGCACCGCGCCGACGGGCTGCTCACGGAGCGCGAGCGCGAGATCCTGCTGCTGCTCGCCCAGGGGATGTCCAACGACGAGATCGCCCGCGAGCTCGTCGTCGAGGTGTCGACCGTCAAGTCGCACCTGGCCCGCATGCTGCCCAAGCTCGGGGTGCGCTCCCGCCTGCAGGCCGTCGTCTGGGCGTACCAGAACCGGGTCGTCGCGCTGCCCGACGCCTGA